One Glycine max cultivar Williams 82 chromosome 3, Glycine_max_v4.0, whole genome shotgun sequence DNA window includes the following coding sequences:
- the LOC100796519 gene encoding E3 ubiquitin-protein ligase CHIP, which yields MGPNAAAAKQAEKLRIDGNTYFKKDRFGAAIDAYTEAITLCPNVPVYWTNRALCHLKRNDWERVEEDSRKAIQLDSNSVKAHYILGLALLQRQESVKGIKELEKALDLGRGANPKGYMVEEIWQELAKAKYLEWERLSSKRSWELQCLKEACESALKEKHFLDFSQMEGFVDDATTSQSEQLEALERVFNTAAEADTPTEVPDYLCCRITLDIFHDPVITPSGLTYERAVILEHLQKVGKFDPITREPLDPSQLVPNLAIKEAVEAFLDKHGWAYKIE from the exons ATGGGTCCAAACGCTGCGGCGGCGAAACAAGCGGAAAAGCTCCGAATTGACGGCAACACTTACTTCAAAAAAGACCGTTTCGGTGCCGCCATCGACGCTTACACCGAg GCGATTACGCTGTGCCCTAATGTTCCGGTTTATTGGACGAATCGCGCGCTGTGCCATCTCAAGCGCAA TGATTGGGAGAGAGTAGAGGAAGATTCTCGGAAGGCAATTCAGTTGGACAGCAATTCAGTTAAG GCCCACTATATATTGGGGCTCGCATTGCTTCAGAGACAAGAATCTGTCAAGGGAATCAAAGAATTGGAGAAG GCTTTGGATCTTGGGAGAGGTGCCAATCCCAAGGGCTATATGGTAGAAGAAATATGGCAAGAGCTTGCAAAGGCAAAATACCTTGAGTGGGAACGATTATCGTCCAAACGATCATGGGAATTGCAGTGCTTGAA AGAAGCTTGTGAGTCTGCTCTGAAGGAAAAACATTTTCTGGATTTCTCTCAAATGGAAGGATTTGTAGATGATGCTACTACTTCCCAGTCAGAACAATTAGAGGCTTTAGAAAGAGTCTTCAATACAGCTGCAGAAGCTGACACACCTACTGAG GTGCCAGATTATTTGTGCTGTAGAATTACACTCGACATTTTCCATGATCCTGTAATCACTCCAAGTGGACTTACATATGAGAGAGCAGTGATTCTTGAGCATCTTCAGAAG GTGGGTAAATTCGACCCAATCACACGGGAACCCCTTGATCCATCACAGTTAGTGCCAAACTTGGCCATTAAGGAAGCGGTCGAGGCATTCTTGGACAAACATGGATGGGCCTACAAGATAGAATAA